The proteins below are encoded in one region of Metabacillus dongyingensis:
- a CDS encoding DUF948 domain-containing protein, with the protein MLIELSAVGAALAFICLVGYLIQTLRRGMVTLEETNETLVEVRKAVHDLTGEAEDLIHSANQITVDVKSKMKSVEPLLESAQDMGEVIHSVTNTVKQAATGYGYGLPPVKNDKAPNREVKIKLK; encoded by the coding sequence ATGTTAATTGAGCTAAGTGCTGTCGGAGCTGCTTTAGCGTTTATTTGTCTTGTCGGGTATTTGATTCAAACGCTCAGAAGGGGAATGGTTACACTCGAAGAGACTAATGAGACGCTAGTTGAGGTAAGAAAGGCTGTTCATGATTTGACTGGAGAGGCTGAGGATCTGATTCACTCTGCCAATCAAATTACAGTCGATGTGAAAAGCAAGATGAAATCGGTAGAACCTTTGCTTGAATCTGCTCAGGATATGGGCGAGGTCATCCACAGTGTAACGAATACAGTAAAACAGGCGGCAACTGGGTATGGATATGGACTTCCGCCTGTGAAAAACGATAAGGCGCCAAACCGCGAAGTGAAAATTAAGCTAAAATGA